A part of Deltaproteobacteria bacterium genomic DNA contains:
- a CDS encoding SDR family oxidoreductase translates to MKPLQDKVAIVTGAGRPHGIGRSTALRLAEQGANVVVTDLCRKYEGDLAFYEVGDDWQRLQSVVAEIEARGARGLACRVDVTRRDEVAACVAEASEKFGGIDILFNNAGTAVGVGPFLAMTQAQWDLSLTVNVTGMFHCCQLVIPKMIERGGGVIVNTSSLAGLGAGELMCGYHTSKFAVVGFTKAIAAEFGQFGIRCNAVCPGMVDTDLGQSEYEFISAMEGITVEQARQRAAQRIALRRTCSPDEVADVVAYLCGPGAAYINGVALPIAGGMAAGL, encoded by the coding sequence ATGAAGCCTCTGCAAGACAAGGTTGCGATCGTCACCGGCGCGGGACGCCCGCACGGAATCGGCCGCAGCACCGCGCTGCGCTTGGCCGAGCAGGGCGCCAACGTCGTTGTCACCGACCTCTGCCGCAAGTACGAGGGCGACCTCGCCTTCTATGAGGTCGGCGACGATTGGCAGCGCTTGCAGTCGGTCGTTGCCGAGATCGAGGCGCGCGGCGCCCGCGGCCTGGCCTGCCGCGTCGATGTCACCCGCCGCGACGAGGTGGCGGCCTGTGTCGCAGAGGCGAGCGAGAAGTTCGGCGGCATCGACATCCTGTTCAACAACGCCGGCACCGCCGTCGGCGTCGGGCCGTTCCTGGCGATGACCCAGGCGCAGTGGGATCTCAGCCTGACGGTCAATGTCACTGGTATGTTCCATTGCTGTCAGTTGGTGATTCCCAAGATGATCGAGCGCGGCGGCGGGGTCATCGTCAACACCTCCTCGCTCGCCGGTCTCGGCGCCGGCGAATTGATGTGCGGCTACCACACCTCGAAGTTCGCCGTGGTGGGATTTACCAAGGCCATCGCCGCCGAGTTCGGTCAGTTCGGGATTCGCTGCAACGCCGTCTGCCCCGGCATGGTCGATACCGACCTCGGCCAGAGCGAGTACGAATTCATCTCGGCGATGGAGGGCATCACGGTGGAGCAGGCGCGCCAGCGTGCGGCGCAACGGATTGCGCTGCGCCGCACCTGCTCGCCCGATGAGGTCGCCGACGTCGTGGCCTACCTCTGTGGACCGGGCGCGGCTTACATCAACGGCGTGGCCCTCCCGATCGCCGGCGGCATGGCCGCCGGGCTGTAG